The Flavobacterium jumunjinense genome includes a region encoding these proteins:
- a CDS encoding DUF2891 domain-containing protein, which produces MKYSIFFVFMVGQLFSQELTIDQANHLATLPIKCLQQEYPNKLNQLLLDESELKSPKELHPAFYGCFDWHSSVHGHWSLVYLLNNFDDLKNKDEIISKLQVNLSKENIDFEIAYFNKNHEKSYERTYGWNWLLKLQLELEKSKLKFAKPLAENLKPLTELLIERYSEFLPKLRYPIRVGTHSNTAFGLTYAWDYAMHTNNVAFQDVIKENALRMYASDENCPFSWEPSGTDFLSPCMEEIGLMQRVLSEKEFLTWMRKFAPNLFKNKFEWETAKVSDRTDGHLVHLDGLNFSRAWNLYALYNKYPRTFSHLKKIADIHLQFSLPSVVDGNYEGEHWLASFALKAFEAKN; this is translated from the coding sequence ATGAAATATTCAATCTTCTTTGTTTTTATGGTCGGACAATTATTTTCTCAAGAATTAACAATAGATCAAGCCAATCATTTAGCAACATTGCCTATTAAATGTTTGCAACAAGAATATCCTAATAAATTGAATCAATTATTGTTGGATGAGTCAGAATTGAAATCACCTAAAGAATTGCATCCTGCATTTTATGGATGTTTTGATTGGCATTCTTCTGTTCATGGACATTGGAGTTTGGTTTATTTGTTAAATAATTTTGATGACTTAAAGAATAAGGATGAAATAATAAGTAAGTTACAGGTGAATTTATCAAAGGAAAATATTGATTTTGAGATTGCTTATTTTAATAAAAACCATGAAAAATCGTATGAACGTACTTACGGATGGAATTGGTTGTTGAAGCTACAATTAGAATTAGAAAAAAGTAAGCTTAAATTTGCTAAACCATTAGCAGAGAATTTAAAACCATTAACGGAATTGTTAATTGAAAGATATTCTGAGTTTTTACCAAAATTGCGATATCCAATTAGAGTGGGTACACATTCTAACACAGCGTTTGGGTTAACTTATGCTTGGGATTATGCTATGCATACTAATAATGTTGCTTTTCAGGATGTTATTAAAGAAAACGCATTGAGAATGTATGCTTCAGATGAAAATTGTCCATTTTCTTGGGAACCAAGCGGAACCGATTTTTTATCTCCATGTATGGAAGAAATTGGATTAATGCAGCGAGTTTTGTCTGAAAAAGAATTTTTGACTTGGATGCGAAAATTTGCACCTAATTTATTTAAGAATAAATTTGAATGGGAAACAGCTAAGGTTTCTGATAGAACAGATGGTCATTTAGTACATTTAGATGGGCTGAATTTTAGTAGAGCTTGGAATCTTTATGCACTCTATAATAAGTACCCAAGAACATTTTCTCATTTGAAAAAAATAGCAGATATTCATTTGCAATTTTCTCTACCTTCTGTGGTTGATGGAAATTATGAAGGGGAACATTGGTTGGCTTCTTTTGCTTTGAAAGCTTTTGAAGCAAAAAACTAA
- a CDS encoding AraC family transcriptional regulator: MKQYPVYEIENFDENIFYNNLYVSSFKEHLKKHHFIEKLHRHNFYLLVLFTHGTGVHTIDFDTFEIQKGSLFLMQPGQIHSWTLSEDIEGYIVFYSKEIFNLHFKSKKIEEYSFFQSFTNSPEILLRLEEIELICPYFNLMINESKNSFNYKKDKLLNLLDVIHIEISRIYSSENNQEKPIYNYKLKQFDVLLETYFKIEKSPSFYAEKMAITLKHLNRITKVVMNKTVTELITQRLILESKRLMVERNLTINQIADELGFSSPNYFVKLFKKHEGITTKMFLKGIFD; the protein is encoded by the coding sequence ATGAAACAATATCCAGTTTATGAAATAGAGAATTTTGATGAGAATATATTCTATAATAATCTGTACGTAAGTTCGTTTAAAGAGCATTTGAAAAAACATCATTTTATAGAGAAACTACATCGGCATAATTTCTATTTGTTAGTTCTTTTTACACATGGAACTGGAGTGCATACAATCGATTTTGATACTTTTGAAATACAAAAAGGAAGTTTGTTTTTAATGCAACCTGGACAAATTCACTCTTGGACGTTATCAGAAGATATAGAAGGTTATATTGTTTTTTACTCGAAAGAAATATTTAATCTCCATTTTAAGAGTAAAAAAATAGAAGAGTATTCCTTTTTTCAATCTTTTACTAATAGCCCAGAAATTCTACTCCGTTTAGAAGAAATCGAGTTAATCTGCCCTTATTTTAATTTAATGATTAATGAAAGTAAAAATAGTTTTAATTATAAAAAGGACAAATTATTGAACTTGCTAGATGTAATTCATATTGAAATTTCTAGAATCTATTCTTCCGAAAACAATCAAGAAAAACCAATTTATAATTATAAGCTAAAACAGTTTGATGTGTTGCTGGAAACCTATTTTAAGATAGAAAAATCACCTTCTTTTTACGCAGAGAAAATGGCGATTACATTAAAACATCTCAATCGTATTACAAAAGTGGTTATGAATAAAACAGTTACAGAATTAATTACGCAACGTTTAATTCTAGAAAGCAAACGTTTAATGGTTGAGCGTAATTTAACAATAAATCAAATTGCAGATGAACTGGGTTTTTCTAGTCCAAATTATTTTGTAAAACTGTTTAAAAAGCATGAAGGAATAACTACGAAAATGTTTTTAAAGGGAATTTTCGATTAA
- a CDS encoding DUF983 domain-containing protein: protein MIDTLKNLFSNKCPNCSKGKVFKNGLINFGLGFPKMHKNCPNCDFKFEKEPGFFFGAMFINYALGAAEALITYLIAFSFFEKTFDLRIFPIIGVVIIGLSIFNIKLSRLIWIYMFKNYSK, encoded by the coding sequence ATGATAGATACTCTAAAAAACCTTTTTAGCAACAAATGCCCAAATTGTTCAAAAGGTAAAGTTTTCAAGAATGGATTAATCAATTTTGGGTTAGGTTTTCCAAAAATGCATAAAAATTGTCCAAACTGTGATTTTAAATTTGAAAAAGAACCAGGCTTCTTTTTTGGAGCTATGTTTATCAACTATGCATTAGGTGCTGCGGAAGCACTAATTACTTACCTTATTGCATTTTCATTTTTTGAAAAAACTTTTGACTTAAGAATCTTTCCTATTATCGGAGTCGTCATTATAGGTTTATCCATTTTTAATATAAAACTTTCACGATTGATTTGGATTTATATGTTCAAAAACTATTCGAAATAA